In Vitis riparia cultivar Riparia Gloire de Montpellier isolate 1030 chromosome 19, EGFV_Vit.rip_1.0, whole genome shotgun sequence, the following proteins share a genomic window:
- the LOC117908962 gene encoding putative disease resistance protein RGA4 isoform X1, with protein MFSWPCAVCVLQKMAEQIPFSVVETVLSSLGSSVVQKIGSMYGVRRELTKLEETLGTLKAVLLDAEDHLEKSHAVKDWVKRLKGVVYDVDDLLDDFATYRLQRGGLVRQVSHFFSSSNQVAFRFQMSGRVDDIKEALDEIKKDIFLLNAIPRSTIHPRAKNIGRETHSSPPLFNLNPRNAKKEDLVKLLVSPDKENVFIVAIVGIGGLGKTTLAQLVYDDERVKKHFEFKKWVCVSDDSGEGFGESALLKKLSKSKNDEGDKSSQSLSLDDLKNELHKQISQKKYLLVLDDAWNNECENWEKVRTLLEVGAKGSKIVVTTRYTEVSFMGNNTVSIELEGLNKDESWNLFSDITFGGQMDTVNSEIIEVGKEIVNMCNGVPLMIKTLGRTLMQFKSDLSKWLSIQKNENLLSLPHGNDNVLLVLKLSYDNLPTHLKQCFTYCALFPKDYEIEKNLLVQLWITQGYIQSTNGNEQLEDIGDQYFKELLSRSLLEEVEKDDFNNTLSCKMHDLIHDLAQSIVGSEILVLRRNVNNIPEEVRHVSLFQEVNPMIKALKGKPIRTFLNLGEDSFKDSTIVNSFFPSFMCLRALSLSCMGVEKVPKCLGKLSHLRYLDLSYNGFKVLPNVVTRLKNLQTLKLTRCRRLKRILDNIGELINLRHLENSGCDDLTHIPHGIGKLTLLQSLPLFVVGNDIGWLRNHKIGSLSELKGLNQLRGGLCISNLQNVRDVELVSREEILIGKQYLQSLRLEWNRQGQDGGDEGDKSVMEGLQPYQHLKDIFIEGYGGTEFPSWMMNDGLGSLFPDLIKIEISRCSRCKILPPFSQLPSLKSLGLHNMEELVELKKGSLTTPLFPSLESLELSNMPKLKELWRMDLLAEEGPSFSHLSKLYIYACSGLASLHPSPSLSQLEIGNCHNLASLELHSSPSLSQLIITDCHNLASLELHSSISLSQLRINDCPNLTSMELPSSVCLSELYIRKCPNLASFKVAPLPSLETLSLFTVRYGVIWQIMSVSASLKSLYIESIDDMISLPKELLQHVSGLVTLEICECPNLQSLELPSSPSLSELRIINCPNLASFNVASLPRLEELSLRGVRAEVLRQFMFVSASSSLKSLRICEIDGMISLPEEPLQYVSTLETLHIVKCSGLATLLHWMGSLSSLTELIIFDCSELTSLPEEIYSLKKLQTFYFCDYPHLEERYNKETGEDWAKIAHIPHVHFQLDFNKEFELLNIF; from the exons ATGTTTTCTTGGCCCTGTGCAGTTTGTGTTCTTCAAAAAATGGCGGAACAAATTCCATTCAGCGTCGTGGAGACTGTTTTGAGCAGTTTAGGATCCTCAGTTGTTCAAAAAATCGGATCTATGTATGGCGTTCGAAGGGAGCTGACAAAGCTTGAGGAGACACTGGGCACCCTCAAAGCTGTTCTTCTGGATGCTGAGGATCACCTGGAGAAAAGCCATGCAGTGAAAGATTGGGTGAAGAGGCTCAAGGGCGTTGTGTATGATGTAGATGACTTGTTGGATGACTTTGCAACCTACCGGTTGCAGCGAGGAGGGCTCGTCAGGCAGGTGAGTCACTTCTTCTCGTCCTCAAATCAGGTTGCATTTCGTTTCCAAATGAGTGGGAGAGTCGATGATATCAAAGAAGCacttgatgaaataaaaaaagatatcttTCTGTTGAATGCTATTCCACGAAGCACAATTCACCCACGGGCAAAGAATATTGGGAGAGAGACCCACTCATCCCCACCTTTATTTAATCTTAATCCAAGAAATGCAAAAAAAGAAGACCTAGTAAAATTGTTGGTGTCGCCTGacaaagaaaatgttttcattgttgCTATAGTTGGCATCGGGGGATTGGGTAAGACCACTCTTGCTCAATTGGTATACGACGATGAAAGAGtgaaaaaacattttgagtTTAAGAAATGGGTTTGCGTTTCTGATGATTCTGGTGAGGGTTTTGGTGAAAGTGCGCTGCTAAAAAAGTTgtcaaaatctaaaaatgatGAGGGTGATAAAAGTTCACAGAGCCTATCATTGGATGATTTGAAAAATGAGCTTCACAAACAAATAAGTCAAAAGAAGTACTTGCTAGTACTAGATGATGCCTGGAACAATGAATGTGAAAATTGGGAGAAAGTGAGAACTCTATTGGAGGTTGGTGCTAAAGGGAGTAAAATTGTAGTGACCACCCGGTACACTGAGGTTTCATTTATGGGAAATAATACTGTTAGTATTGAGTTGGAAGGTCTAAACAAAGATGAGTCTTGGAATTTATTTTCAGACATCACATTTGGAGGACAGATGGATACTGTGAATTCTGAGATCATAGAAGTTGGAAAAGAAATTGTAAACATGTGTAATGGAGTTCCACTCATGATCAAAACTTTAGGGAGAACATTAATGCAGTTTAAATCAGACTTGTCCAAATGGTTGTCTattcaaaagaatgaaaatcTTTTATCACTTCCACATGGAAATGATAATGTTCTACTAGTGTTGAAACTAAGTTATGATAATTTGCCAACACATTTGAAACAATGTTTTACATATTGTGCTTTATTTCCAAAAGActatgaaattgagaaaaactTGTTGGTACAATTATGGATCACACAAGGTTACATTCAGTCTACAAATGGGAATGAACAATTAGAGGATATAGGAGATCAATATTTCAAAGAATTATTGTCAAGGTCATTGTTGGAAGAGGttgaaaaagatgattttaatAATACATTAAGTTGTAAAATGCATGACCTTATACATGATCTTGCACAATCAATTGTAGGATCTGAGATCCTTGTTTTAAGAAGAAATGTAAATAACATCCCAGAAGAAGTTCGTCATGTATCATTGTTTCAAGAGGTAAATCCTATGATAAAGGCTCTAAAGGGAAAACCCATAAGGACCTTTCTAAACCTTGGTGAAGATTCTTTTAAGGATAGTACAAttgtaaattcattttttccGAGTTTTATGTGTTTACGTGCATTGAGTTTAAGTTGTATGGGTGTAGAGAAGGTGCCAAAGTGTTTAGGCAAATTGAGTCATTTAAGGTATCTTGATCTTTCCTACAATGGTTTTAAGGTACTTCCAAATGTTGTTACAAGGTTAAAGAATTTGCAAACACTAAAACTCACAAGATGTCGGAGATTAAAAAGAATTCTAGACAATATAGGAGAATTGATCAATCTTAGACACTTGGAGAATAGTGGATGTGATGACTTGACTCATATACCACATGGAATCGGCAAGTTGACTTTACTTCAAAGTCTACCATTGTTTGTGGTTGGGAATGACATAGGGTGGTTAAGGAATCACAAAATTGGTAGCTTGAGTGAATTGAAAGGCCTTAACCAACTAAGAGGAGGGTTATGCATAAGTAATCTTCAAAACGTGAGGGATGTTGAACTGGTATCCAGGGAAGAAATTTTGATAGGAAAACAATATCTTCAGTCCTTGAGATTGGAATGGAATCGGCAGGGCCAAGATGGGGGGGATGAGGGTGATAAGTCAGTGATGGAAGGCCTTCAACCATACCAACACCTAAAGGATATCTTTATAGAAGGTTATGGAGGTACGGAGTTTCCAAGTTGGATGATGAATGATGGGTTGGGTTCCCTGTTTCCCGAcctaattaaaattgaaatttcacgATGTTCAAGATGCAAAATTCTGCCACCCTTTTCTCAACTCCCTTCTCTCAAGTCTTTGGGGCTTCATAATATGGAAGAACTGGTGGAGTTAAAGAAGGGTTCATTAACAACGCCACTCTTCCCATCTCTTGAATCGCTCGAACTCAGTAACATGCCAAAGTTGAAGGAATTGTGGAGGATGGACTTACTAGCAGAGGAGggtccttcattttctcatctttcGAAGTTATATATTTATGCATGCTCTGGTTTGGCATCACTGCatccttctccttctctttctcaatTAGAGATCGGAAATTGCCATaacttggcatccttggaactgcattcatctccttctctttctcaatTAATTATCACAGATTGCCATaacttggcatccttggaaCTGCATTCATCTATTTCTCTTTCTCAATTAAGGATCAATGATTGCCCAAACTTGACATCCATGGAACTGCCGTCATCTGTTTGTCTTTCTGAATTATATATCAGAAAATGCCCTAACTTGGCATCCTTCAAAGTGGCTCCATTACCTTCTCTTGAGACACTATCTCTGTTCACAGTTAGATATGGTGTGATATGGCAGATAATGTCTGTCTCTGCTTCGTTGAAGTCTCTGTATATTGAAAGCATAGATGATATGATATCTCTTCCGAAGGAGTTACTTCAACATGTTTCTGGCTTGGTAACGTTAGAGATCTGTGAGTGTCCTAACTTGCAATCCTTGGAACTGCCGTCATCTCCTTCTCTTTCTGAATTAAGGATCATAAATTGCCCTAACTTGGCATCCTTCAATGTGGCATCATTACCTCGTCTTGAGGAACTAAGCCTGCGTGGAGTCAGAGCAGAGGTACTGAGGCAGTTCATGTTTGTCtctgcttcttcttcattgaagtCTCTGCGTATATGTGAGATTGATGGTATGATATCTCTCCCAGAGGAGCCGCTTCAATATGTTTCCACTCTCGAAACTCTCCACATTGTTAAGTGCTCTGGTTTGGCAACATTACTACACTGGATGGGCAGCCTTTCCTCGCTTACGGAACTTATTATTTTTGACTGCTCTGAATTGACATCACTGCCAGAAGAGATCTATTCCCTTAAAAAACTGCAGACATTTTATTTCTGTGATTATCCACACCTAGAGGAAAGATACAACAAGGAAACAGGTGAAGACTGGGCCAAGATTGCTCATATCCCACATGTTCATTTCCAGTTGGATTTCAATAAGGAATTTGAG CTTCTCAACATTTTCTGA
- the LOC117908962 gene encoding putative disease resistance protein RGA4 isoform X2, whose translation MAEQIPFSVVETVLSSLGSSVVQKIGSMYGVRRELTKLEETLGTLKAVLLDAEDHLEKSHAVKDWVKRLKGVVYDVDDLLDDFATYRLQRGGLVRQVSHFFSSSNQVAFRFQMSGRVDDIKEALDEIKKDIFLLNAIPRSTIHPRAKNIGRETHSSPPLFNLNPRNAKKEDLVKLLVSPDKENVFIVAIVGIGGLGKTTLAQLVYDDERVKKHFEFKKWVCVSDDSGEGFGESALLKKLSKSKNDEGDKSSQSLSLDDLKNELHKQISQKKYLLVLDDAWNNECENWEKVRTLLEVGAKGSKIVVTTRYTEVSFMGNNTVSIELEGLNKDESWNLFSDITFGGQMDTVNSEIIEVGKEIVNMCNGVPLMIKTLGRTLMQFKSDLSKWLSIQKNENLLSLPHGNDNVLLVLKLSYDNLPTHLKQCFTYCALFPKDYEIEKNLLVQLWITQGYIQSTNGNEQLEDIGDQYFKELLSRSLLEEVEKDDFNNTLSCKMHDLIHDLAQSIVGSEILVLRRNVNNIPEEVRHVSLFQEVNPMIKALKGKPIRTFLNLGEDSFKDSTIVNSFFPSFMCLRALSLSCMGVEKVPKCLGKLSHLRYLDLSYNGFKVLPNVVTRLKNLQTLKLTRCRRLKRILDNIGELINLRHLENSGCDDLTHIPHGIGKLTLLQSLPLFVVGNDIGWLRNHKIGSLSELKGLNQLRGGLCISNLQNVRDVELVSREEILIGKQYLQSLRLEWNRQGQDGGDEGDKSVMEGLQPYQHLKDIFIEGYGGTEFPSWMMNDGLGSLFPDLIKIEISRCSRCKILPPFSQLPSLKSLGLHNMEELVELKKGSLTTPLFPSLESLELSNMPKLKELWRMDLLAEEGPSFSHLSKLYIYACSGLASLHPSPSLSQLEIGNCHNLASLELHSSPSLSQLIITDCHNLASLELHSSISLSQLRINDCPNLTSMELPSSVCLSELYIRKCPNLASFKVAPLPSLETLSLFTVRYGVIWQIMSVSASLKSLYIESIDDMISLPKELLQHVSGLVTLEICECPNLQSLELPSSPSLSELRIINCPNLASFNVASLPRLEELSLRGVRAEVLRQFMFVSASSSLKSLRICEIDGMISLPEEPLQYVSTLETLHIVKCSGLATLLHWMGSLSSLTELIIFDCSELTSLPEEIYSLKKLQTFYFCDYPHLEERYNKETGEDWAKIAHIPHVHFQLDFNKEFELLNIF comes from the exons ATGGCGGAACAAATTCCATTCAGCGTCGTGGAGACTGTTTTGAGCAGTTTAGGATCCTCAGTTGTTCAAAAAATCGGATCTATGTATGGCGTTCGAAGGGAGCTGACAAAGCTTGAGGAGACACTGGGCACCCTCAAAGCTGTTCTTCTGGATGCTGAGGATCACCTGGAGAAAAGCCATGCAGTGAAAGATTGGGTGAAGAGGCTCAAGGGCGTTGTGTATGATGTAGATGACTTGTTGGATGACTTTGCAACCTACCGGTTGCAGCGAGGAGGGCTCGTCAGGCAGGTGAGTCACTTCTTCTCGTCCTCAAATCAGGTTGCATTTCGTTTCCAAATGAGTGGGAGAGTCGATGATATCAAAGAAGCacttgatgaaataaaaaaagatatcttTCTGTTGAATGCTATTCCACGAAGCACAATTCACCCACGGGCAAAGAATATTGGGAGAGAGACCCACTCATCCCCACCTTTATTTAATCTTAATCCAAGAAATGCAAAAAAAGAAGACCTAGTAAAATTGTTGGTGTCGCCTGacaaagaaaatgttttcattgttgCTATAGTTGGCATCGGGGGATTGGGTAAGACCACTCTTGCTCAATTGGTATACGACGATGAAAGAGtgaaaaaacattttgagtTTAAGAAATGGGTTTGCGTTTCTGATGATTCTGGTGAGGGTTTTGGTGAAAGTGCGCTGCTAAAAAAGTTgtcaaaatctaaaaatgatGAGGGTGATAAAAGTTCACAGAGCCTATCATTGGATGATTTGAAAAATGAGCTTCACAAACAAATAAGTCAAAAGAAGTACTTGCTAGTACTAGATGATGCCTGGAACAATGAATGTGAAAATTGGGAGAAAGTGAGAACTCTATTGGAGGTTGGTGCTAAAGGGAGTAAAATTGTAGTGACCACCCGGTACACTGAGGTTTCATTTATGGGAAATAATACTGTTAGTATTGAGTTGGAAGGTCTAAACAAAGATGAGTCTTGGAATTTATTTTCAGACATCACATTTGGAGGACAGATGGATACTGTGAATTCTGAGATCATAGAAGTTGGAAAAGAAATTGTAAACATGTGTAATGGAGTTCCACTCATGATCAAAACTTTAGGGAGAACATTAATGCAGTTTAAATCAGACTTGTCCAAATGGTTGTCTattcaaaagaatgaaaatcTTTTATCACTTCCACATGGAAATGATAATGTTCTACTAGTGTTGAAACTAAGTTATGATAATTTGCCAACACATTTGAAACAATGTTTTACATATTGTGCTTTATTTCCAAAAGActatgaaattgagaaaaactTGTTGGTACAATTATGGATCACACAAGGTTACATTCAGTCTACAAATGGGAATGAACAATTAGAGGATATAGGAGATCAATATTTCAAAGAATTATTGTCAAGGTCATTGTTGGAAGAGGttgaaaaagatgattttaatAATACATTAAGTTGTAAAATGCATGACCTTATACATGATCTTGCACAATCAATTGTAGGATCTGAGATCCTTGTTTTAAGAAGAAATGTAAATAACATCCCAGAAGAAGTTCGTCATGTATCATTGTTTCAAGAGGTAAATCCTATGATAAAGGCTCTAAAGGGAAAACCCATAAGGACCTTTCTAAACCTTGGTGAAGATTCTTTTAAGGATAGTACAAttgtaaattcattttttccGAGTTTTATGTGTTTACGTGCATTGAGTTTAAGTTGTATGGGTGTAGAGAAGGTGCCAAAGTGTTTAGGCAAATTGAGTCATTTAAGGTATCTTGATCTTTCCTACAATGGTTTTAAGGTACTTCCAAATGTTGTTACAAGGTTAAAGAATTTGCAAACACTAAAACTCACAAGATGTCGGAGATTAAAAAGAATTCTAGACAATATAGGAGAATTGATCAATCTTAGACACTTGGAGAATAGTGGATGTGATGACTTGACTCATATACCACATGGAATCGGCAAGTTGACTTTACTTCAAAGTCTACCATTGTTTGTGGTTGGGAATGACATAGGGTGGTTAAGGAATCACAAAATTGGTAGCTTGAGTGAATTGAAAGGCCTTAACCAACTAAGAGGAGGGTTATGCATAAGTAATCTTCAAAACGTGAGGGATGTTGAACTGGTATCCAGGGAAGAAATTTTGATAGGAAAACAATATCTTCAGTCCTTGAGATTGGAATGGAATCGGCAGGGCCAAGATGGGGGGGATGAGGGTGATAAGTCAGTGATGGAAGGCCTTCAACCATACCAACACCTAAAGGATATCTTTATAGAAGGTTATGGAGGTACGGAGTTTCCAAGTTGGATGATGAATGATGGGTTGGGTTCCCTGTTTCCCGAcctaattaaaattgaaatttcacgATGTTCAAGATGCAAAATTCTGCCACCCTTTTCTCAACTCCCTTCTCTCAAGTCTTTGGGGCTTCATAATATGGAAGAACTGGTGGAGTTAAAGAAGGGTTCATTAACAACGCCACTCTTCCCATCTCTTGAATCGCTCGAACTCAGTAACATGCCAAAGTTGAAGGAATTGTGGAGGATGGACTTACTAGCAGAGGAGggtccttcattttctcatctttcGAAGTTATATATTTATGCATGCTCTGGTTTGGCATCACTGCatccttctccttctctttctcaatTAGAGATCGGAAATTGCCATaacttggcatccttggaactgcattcatctccttctctttctcaatTAATTATCACAGATTGCCATaacttggcatccttggaaCTGCATTCATCTATTTCTCTTTCTCAATTAAGGATCAATGATTGCCCAAACTTGACATCCATGGAACTGCCGTCATCTGTTTGTCTTTCTGAATTATATATCAGAAAATGCCCTAACTTGGCATCCTTCAAAGTGGCTCCATTACCTTCTCTTGAGACACTATCTCTGTTCACAGTTAGATATGGTGTGATATGGCAGATAATGTCTGTCTCTGCTTCGTTGAAGTCTCTGTATATTGAAAGCATAGATGATATGATATCTCTTCCGAAGGAGTTACTTCAACATGTTTCTGGCTTGGTAACGTTAGAGATCTGTGAGTGTCCTAACTTGCAATCCTTGGAACTGCCGTCATCTCCTTCTCTTTCTGAATTAAGGATCATAAATTGCCCTAACTTGGCATCCTTCAATGTGGCATCATTACCTCGTCTTGAGGAACTAAGCCTGCGTGGAGTCAGAGCAGAGGTACTGAGGCAGTTCATGTTTGTCtctgcttcttcttcattgaagtCTCTGCGTATATGTGAGATTGATGGTATGATATCTCTCCCAGAGGAGCCGCTTCAATATGTTTCCACTCTCGAAACTCTCCACATTGTTAAGTGCTCTGGTTTGGCAACATTACTACACTGGATGGGCAGCCTTTCCTCGCTTACGGAACTTATTATTTTTGACTGCTCTGAATTGACATCACTGCCAGAAGAGATCTATTCCCTTAAAAAACTGCAGACATTTTATTTCTGTGATTATCCACACCTAGAGGAAAGATACAACAAGGAAACAGGTGAAGACTGGGCCAAGATTGCTCATATCCCACATGTTCATTTCCAGTTGGATTTCAATAAGGAATTTGAG CTTCTCAACATTTTCTGA